The Bdellovibrionales bacterium genome has a segment encoding these proteins:
- the tuf gene encoding elongation factor Tu: MAKAKFERNKPHCNIGTIGHVDHGKTTLTAAITKVLAESGGATYTAYDQIDKAPEERARGITISTAHVEYETANRHYAHVDCPGHADYVKNMITGAAQMDGAILVVSAADGPMPQTREHILLARQVGVPSIVVFMNKMDMADPELAELVEMEIRDLLNKYNFPGDTTPIIRGSALCALEDKQPEYGREAILKLMEAVDSFIPQPERPIDGAFIMPIEDVFSISGRGTVVTGRVERGIIKVNEEIEIVGLKATQKSVVTGVEMFRKLLDQGQAGDNIGALLRGTKREDVERGQVLAKPGSITPHTKFKAECYILTKDEGGRHTPFFTNYRPQFYFRTTDVTGEVMLPAGTEMVMPGDNISVDITLIAPIAMDEGLRFAIREGGRTVGAGVVAKVIE; encoded by the coding sequence ATGGCAAAGGCAAAGTTTGAACGTAACAAACCACACTGCAACATCGGCACCATCGGTCACGTTGACCATGGCAAGACGACGCTCACGGCAGCCATCACAAAGGTTTTGGCTGAATCCGGTGGCGCGACGTACACCGCCTATGACCAAATTGACAAGGCGCCTGAAGAACGCGCTCGTGGCATCACCATTTCAACGGCTCACGTTGAGTATGAAACAGCCAACCGCCACTATGCGCACGTTGACTGCCCCGGACACGCCGATTACGTCAAGAACATGATCACGGGCGCGGCGCAGATGGATGGCGCGATCCTCGTTGTTTCAGCGGCTGATGGCCCTATGCCTCAAACACGCGAGCATATCTTGCTCGCTCGTCAGGTTGGTGTTCCGTCGATCGTCGTCTTCATGAACAAAATGGACATGGCTGATCCTGAACTCGCCGAACTGGTTGAGATGGAAATCCGCGATCTTTTGAACAAGTACAACTTCCCCGGCGATACAACACCGATCATTCGTGGCTCGGCTCTGTGCGCTTTGGAAGACAAGCAGCCGGAATATGGCCGCGAAGCGATCTTGAAGCTGATGGAGGCTGTTGACAGCTTTATTCCTCAGCCAGAACGCCCCATTGATGGCGCTTTCATTATGCCAATCGAAGATGTGTTCTCGATCTCTGGTCGTGGTACGGTTGTCACGGGTCGTGTCGAACGTGGCATCATCAAAGTCAACGAAGAAATTGAAATTGTTGGCCTGAAGGCTACGCAGAAGTCCGTTGTGACGGGCGTTGAAATGTTCCGCAAGCTTCTTGATCAAGGTCAGGCTGGCGATAACATTGGCGCTTTGCTCCGTGGCACCAAGCGTGAAGACGTTGAGCGCGGCCAAGTTTTGGCTAAGCCCGGTTCGATTACGCCGCACACCAAGTTTAAGGCCGAATGTTACATTCTGACCAAGGACGAAGGTGGCCGTCATACGCCTTTCTTCACTAACTATCGTCCCCAGTTCTACTTCCGTACGACGGACGTGACGGGTGAGGTTATGTTGCCTGCTGGCACCGAAATGGTGATGCCTGGCGACAATATCTCGGT